A region of uncultured Carboxylicivirga sp. DNA encodes the following proteins:
- the rplR gene encoding 50S ribosomal protein L18 yields MAVSKIERRRKIKVRVRSKISGTAERPRMTVFRSNKQISVQLIDDVAGKTLAAASSLVKDIAEQSGSKSDKAALVGKSIAEVASKAGITSVVFDRNGYLYHGRVKQLADAAREAGLKF; encoded by the coding sequence ATGGCTGTTTCGAAAATAGAAAGAAGACGAAAAATAAAAGTGCGTGTTCGCAGCAAGATCAGCGGAACCGCAGAACGTCCCCGTATGACTGTATTCAGAAGTAACAAGCAGATTTCTGTACAATTAATTGATGATGTTGCTGGTAAAACATTGGCAGCTGCTTCATCTTTAGTTAAAGATATCGCTGAACAAAGCGGAAGTAAGTCAGATAAAGCTGCATTAGTAGGTAAAAGTATTGCCGAAGTTGCTTCTAAAGCTGGTATCACTTCTGTTGTATTCGACAGAAACGGGTACTTATATCATGGTAGAGTTAAACAATTAGCAGATGCAGCTCGCGAAGCTGGGCTTAAATTCTAA
- the rpsE gene encoding 30S ribosomal protein S5 has protein sequence MAGNNKRVRNNNDLELKDRLVAINRVTKVTKGGRTFSFSAIVVVGNENGVIGWGLGKAGEVTTAIAKGVEAAKKNLVKVPVIKGTIPHEQYARYGGASVFMKPASHGTGVKAGGAMRAVLESVGVTDVLAKSKGSSNPHNLVKATINALTELRDANEVAQVRGVSLDKVFNG, from the coding sequence ATGGCTGGAAATAACAAAAGAGTAAGAAACAATAACGATCTTGAATTAAAAGATCGTTTGGTTGCTATCAACAGGGTAACTAAAGTAACCAAGGGTGGTAGAACCTTCAGTTTTTCTGCCATTGTTGTGGTTGGAAATGAGAACGGTGTGATCGGATGGGGGCTTGGAAAAGCCGGTGAGGTTACAACTGCAATCGCTAAAGGTGTTGAAGCTGCTAAGAAGAATCTAGTGAAGGTGCCAGTTATCAAAGGTACTATTCCTCATGAGCAATATGCACGTTATGGTGGTGCTAGCGTATTTATGAAGCCTGCTTCACATGGTACCGGAGTAAAAGCCGGTGGTGCGATGCGTGCTGTATTGGAGAGTGTTGGTGTAACCGACGTATTGGCGAAATCAAAAGGTTCGTCAAACCCTCACAACCTTGTAAAAGCTACTATTAATGCATTAACTGAATTGCGTGATGCAAACGAAGTAGCTCAGGTAAGAGGCGTGTCGTTGGATAAAGT